Proteins from a genomic interval of Gluconacetobacter diazotrophicus PA1 5:
- a CDS encoding alkene reductase, translating into MASLFTPLRVGDLTLPNRVIMAPLTRQRAGETHIPNDLMATYYVQRSLAGLILSEATPVSPQGIGYAGVPGIWLPEHVEGWKKVTSAVHAVGGRIFLQLWHVGRISDPVFLDGDLPVAPSAIAARGHVSQLRPERPYVTPRALETHEIPGIVTAFRHGAELAKEANFDGVEIHGANGYLLDQFLQDSTNHRTDRYGGSIENRARLMLDVTDAAIDVWGPGRVGMHLAPRCDAHDMGDSNPAATFGYVATELGRRGIAFICAREAEGPDSLGPQLKKAFGGVYIANEAFTGASAEAAIEEGRADAVAFGKTFIANPDLPERLKIGADLTPPDASTFYGEGARGYTDYPTLGESGD; encoded by the coding sequence TTGGCTTCTCTGTTTACGCCCCTGCGGGTCGGTGACCTGACATTGCCCAACCGGGTCATCATGGCGCCGCTGACACGCCAGCGCGCCGGCGAGACGCATATCCCCAACGACCTGATGGCCACCTACTACGTCCAGCGGTCGCTGGCGGGCCTGATCCTGTCGGAAGCGACGCCGGTGTCCCCGCAGGGCATCGGCTATGCCGGGGTCCCGGGCATCTGGCTGCCCGAGCATGTCGAGGGCTGGAAGAAGGTCACGTCCGCCGTGCATGCGGTCGGGGGGCGCATCTTCCTCCAGCTCTGGCACGTGGGCCGGATTTCCGACCCCGTGTTCCTCGATGGCGACCTGCCCGTCGCGCCCAGCGCCATCGCGGCCAGGGGTCATGTCAGCCAGCTCCGCCCCGAACGCCCTTACGTGACGCCCCGCGCGCTGGAAACGCACGAGATCCCCGGGATCGTCACGGCCTTCCGGCACGGGGCCGAACTGGCGAAGGAAGCAAATTTCGATGGCGTCGAGATCCACGGCGCGAACGGCTATCTGCTCGACCAGTTCCTGCAGGATTCCACCAACCACCGCACGGACCGGTACGGCGGCTCGATCGAGAACCGGGCGCGCCTGATGCTGGACGTGACCGACGCCGCCATCGACGTCTGGGGCCCGGGGCGCGTGGGCATGCATCTGGCACCCCGGTGCGACGCGCACGACATGGGTGACAGCAATCCGGCGGCCACTTTCGGCTATGTCGCGACCGAACTCGGGCGGCGCGGCATCGCCTTCATCTGCGCGCGCGAGGCCGAGGGGCCGGACAGCCTGGGCCCGCAACTGAAGAAGGCATTCGGTGGCGTCTATATCGCCAACGAGGCCTTCACCGGTGCATCCGCCGAGGCCGCCATCGAAGAGGGCCGGGCCGACGCGGTGGCCTTCGGGAAGACTTTCATCGCCAACCCCGACCTGCCCGAGCGACTGAAAATCGGTGCGGACCTGACGCCGCCCGATGCCTCCACGTTCTATGGCGAGGGCGCGCGGGGATATACGGACTATCCCACGCTGGGCGAATCCGGTGACTGA
- a CDS encoding response regulator — protein sequence MIPACPSNSRSGSARPSLAVKALRILIVEDEMLIAMLMAELLSGLGHTVIGVEMTQSGTIAAAAGDRPDLMIVDARLREGSGIAAVAEILRGGFIPHIFVSGDSLRDQVLHPSAIVVEKPFDDIDLVTAIDRAVATGCS from the coding sequence ATGATCCCGGCCTGTCCATCCAACAGCCGTTCGGGTTCCGCGCGGCCGTCCCTTGCCGTGAAGGCGCTGCGCATCCTGATCGTGGAAGACGAGATGCTGATCGCGATGCTGATGGCCGAGCTGCTGAGCGGGCTGGGGCATACGGTCATCGGCGTGGAGATGACCCAGTCCGGCACCATCGCCGCCGCCGCGGGCGACCGGCCGGACCTGATGATCGTCGATGCGCGCCTGCGGGAAGGAAGCGGGATCGCGGCGGTCGCGGAAATCCTTCGCGGCGGGTTCATTCCCCATATCTTCGTCAGCGGCGATTCCCTGCGGGACCAGGTCCTGCATCCTTCCGCGATCGTCGTCGAGAAACCCTTCGACGATATCGACCTCGTCACCGCCATCGACCGCGCGGTCGCGACGGGCTGTTCCTGA
- a CDS encoding MFS transporter gives MNNVVPVPSAGEPVIHASPPRPSYIPPFGVRTVIGCLGMLLAVHVAGFNEHVTEIGLTDIRGAMHIGYDEGTWLIAIYESFNIAAMAFTPWFYMTFSIYRFSIFVTAVMALLAIPAPFMPDVTSLCILRAFQGLMAGCLPPVLMTVMLKYLPPEIRVFGIGGYAMSATFGPNLGLPLEAFWFERVGWHWLYWEIIPLAALSIAMIAYGLPRDPMHFERFQKFNWLGLLVGLPAICALVIVLYQGDRLDWFRSPVITNLSFWGGAAFIVFVINEAYHPSPYFRVQYWRSRNIQASLLSLVGILAICAMMGEIPGIYLEAVRGYRPIQAAPVSLVVALPQLLMLPLIAAICNSRRVDCRYVLSGGMLCLAGAAWLGTWLTVDWVRDNFYALQVLQIFGQPMTVIPTLMLATLAMGPADGPFISGMVNMLKGLANAVAYAVFAALTRRREQYHSTMLLDHHGTHGLALQGMGDPVNRQLAATSPDSAHVARNTLQVFHTFVHEQSLVLALADIYFVLIWVCLGYAVMNLILPRRVYPPRAPSPNTPAR, from the coding sequence ATGAATAACGTCGTTCCTGTGCCATCGGCTGGCGAGCCGGTCATCCACGCCTCGCCCCCCCGGCCGTCCTATATCCCACCCTTCGGGGTGCGCACGGTGATCGGCTGCCTGGGCATGCTGCTGGCCGTGCATGTGGCGGGCTTCAACGAACACGTGACCGAGATCGGCCTGACCGATATCCGCGGCGCCATGCACATCGGCTACGATGAGGGAACGTGGCTGATCGCCATCTACGAATCCTTCAACATCGCGGCCATGGCCTTCACGCCGTGGTTCTACATGACGTTTTCCATCTACCGCTTCTCGATCTTCGTGACGGCCGTCATGGCGCTGCTGGCGATCCCGGCGCCGTTCATGCCCGATGTCACGTCGCTGTGCATCCTGCGGGCCTTCCAGGGGCTGATGGCCGGGTGCCTGCCGCCGGTGCTGATGACGGTGATGCTGAAATACCTGCCGCCGGAAATCCGCGTGTTCGGCATCGGCGGCTACGCGATGAGCGCGACCTTCGGCCCCAACCTGGGCCTGCCGCTGGAGGCCTTCTGGTTCGAACGTGTCGGCTGGCACTGGCTCTATTGGGAAATCATCCCGCTTGCCGCGCTGTCGATCGCCATGATCGCGTACGGGCTGCCGCGCGATCCCATGCATTTCGAACGGTTCCAGAAGTTCAACTGGCTCGGCCTGCTGGTCGGCCTGCCCGCCATCTGCGCGCTGGTCATCGTGCTCTACCAGGGGGACCGGCTGGACTGGTTCCGCTCGCCCGTCATCACCAACCTGTCCTTCTGGGGCGGGGCGGCGTTCATCGTCTTCGTCATCAACGAGGCGTACCATCCCAGCCCGTATTTCCGCGTGCAGTACTGGCGGTCGCGCAACATCCAGGCCTCGCTGCTGTCGCTGGTCGGCATCCTGGCCATCTGCGCCATGATGGGCGAAATCCCCGGCATCTACCTGGAGGCCGTGCGCGGCTATCGCCCGATCCAGGCGGCCCCCGTCTCACTGGTCGTGGCGCTGCCGCAGCTCCTGATGCTTCCGCTGATCGCGGCCATCTGCAACAGCCGCAGGGTGGATTGCCGCTACGTGCTCTCGGGCGGAATGCTCTGCCTGGCCGGCGCGGCCTGGCTGGGCACGTGGCTGACCGTGGACTGGGTGCGGGACAATTTCTACGCGCTGCAGGTCCTGCAGATCTTCGGCCAGCCCATGACCGTCATTCCCACGCTGATGCTCGCCACCCTCGCGATGGGGCCCGCCGACGGTCCGTTCATCTCGGGCATGGTGAACATGCTCAAGGGCCTGGCCAACGCGGTGGCATACGCCGTGTTCGCGGCCCTGACCCGGCGGCGGGAGCAATATCATTCCACCATGCTGCTGGACCATCACGGCACGCACGGCCTGGCGCTGCAGGGGATGGGCGATCCGGTCAACCGGCAGCTTGCCGCCACGTCGCCCGACAGCGCGCATGTCGCGCGCAACACGCTCCAGGTCTTTCATACCTTCGTGCACGAGCAGTCGCTCGTCCTCGCGCTGGCCGACATCTACTTCGTGCTGATCTGGGTCTGCCTCGGCTACGCGGTCATGAACCTCATCCTGCCGCGCCGGGTCTATCCGCCGCGCGCGCCGTCGCCGAACACTCCCGCCCGCTAA
- a CDS encoding HlyD family secretion protein produces the protein MIYKKPLLYAGCTACVLALAAWGGTRLVNGDGVNQYTNDAYVTADFPTVAPKVAGRIDRVIAQDNQVVHAGEELAHIEDDDYRAALAVATGTVQAAQGDVANLEAELARQDAVIAQARAAVLADQATLLFARQNAVRYRNLSSGGAGTIEQQQSSDAREKEAEAAIARDQAGVDAAIRQVAVLKGQIERARGALLRAQGDERQAQLNLSYCTIPAPMDGVVGERGVRVGNYVHPGTGILAVVPTHDAYVLANFQETQLTRVQTGQRATIWVDTFPGQPLKAHVDSLAPATGVAFAPIQPDNATGNFTKVVQRIPVKLTFDPGQPLAAKVRVGMSVEANIDTSSKPEGPHANDARYAWQ, from the coding sequence ATGATCTACAAGAAACCGCTTCTCTACGCGGGATGCACCGCCTGCGTGCTCGCCCTCGCCGCCTGGGGGGGAACGCGCCTGGTCAACGGCGACGGCGTCAACCAGTATACCAACGACGCCTATGTCACGGCCGATTTCCCGACCGTGGCGCCCAAGGTGGCGGGGCGGATCGACCGGGTGATCGCGCAGGACAACCAGGTGGTCCACGCCGGCGAGGAACTGGCCCATATCGAGGACGACGACTACCGCGCCGCCCTGGCGGTGGCGACGGGCACCGTGCAGGCCGCCCAGGGCGACGTCGCCAACCTGGAAGCGGAACTGGCCCGCCAGGACGCCGTGATCGCCCAGGCGCGCGCCGCCGTGCTGGCCGACCAGGCCACCCTGCTGTTCGCGCGGCAGAACGCCGTCCGCTACCGCAACCTGTCCTCGGGCGGCGCCGGCACGATCGAACAGCAGCAATCGTCCGACGCGCGTGAAAAGGAGGCCGAGGCCGCCATCGCCCGCGACCAGGCGGGCGTGGATGCCGCCATCCGGCAGGTCGCGGTGCTGAAGGGACAGATCGAACGGGCGCGCGGCGCCCTGCTGCGCGCGCAGGGCGACGAGCGGCAGGCGCAGCTGAACTTGTCCTACTGCACCATTCCGGCCCCGATGGACGGCGTGGTGGGCGAACGCGGGGTGCGCGTGGGCAATTACGTGCATCCCGGCACGGGCATCCTGGCCGTGGTGCCGACGCATGATGCCTATGTGCTGGCCAACTTCCAGGAAACGCAGTTGACCAGGGTCCAGACCGGCCAGCGCGCGACCATCTGGGTCGATACCTTCCCCGGCCAGCCCCTGAAGGCGCACGTGGACTCGCTGGCCCCCGCGACCGGCGTGGCCTTCGCGCCGATCCAGCCGGACAACGCGACCGGCAACTTCACCAAGGTCGTCCAGCGCATCCCCGTCAAGCTGACCTTCGATCCCGGCCAGCCCCTGGCGGCGAAGGTGCGGGTCGGCATGTCGGTCGAAGCGAACATCGACACCTCCTCGAAGCCCGAAGGCCCGCACGCCAATGATGCCCGTTATGCCTGGCAGTAA
- a CDS encoding efflux transporter outer membrane subunit translates to MTRRLLAGFSCLALVGCTVGPDFHKPRVTAASGWRSTQPPAESRVTTASVDPAWWTLFNDPILTRLEAEVAASNLDLRAAGLRFMQSEAERRIARAAQFPHAEANASYARERASTNGILGLLGTMEREGAGSVASGTQGFGPTALPGSVGNPSFNLPQYGMSASWEVDFWGHVRRQVEAATAAMHETEEMRRDILVSLMAETAQDYIDLRAVQTQIGILNHNIDVAANSVKLTGMRFQQGAATRLDVAEATGQLHTFTSRLAPLKAQATHLLNALSFLVARQPGALDAELGPARDIPSVPATIPVGLPSELAERRPDIRMAADRLHAATASIGVAIADFFPRITLSGSLDVQALQFSGLGSWASRQYGFGPTATLPIFEGGRLTGQLRLRRAQQQEAATMFQRTVLKAWQEIDDAMADFTAAQQRRDELAEAVRENEIAVDTARAQYVQGSSDFLNVLTLQNALLSSQSALADATATVAGSVTHLYRAVGGGWEGLYPEKPNHRPPA, encoded by the coding sequence ATGACGCGTCGTCTTCTCGCAGGCTTCTCCTGCCTGGCGCTCGTGGGGTGCACGGTCGGGCCGGATTTCCACAAGCCGCGGGTCACGGCCGCGTCCGGATGGCGGTCCACCCAGCCCCCGGCGGAAAGCCGCGTGACGACGGCCTCGGTCGATCCGGCATGGTGGACGCTCTTCAACGACCCGATCCTGACCCGCCTGGAAGCCGAGGTCGCGGCCTCCAACCTCGACCTCCGGGCGGCGGGCCTGCGGTTCATGCAAAGCGAGGCCGAGCGGCGGATCGCCCGCGCGGCCCAGTTTCCGCACGCCGAAGCCAACGCGTCCTATGCCCGCGAGCGCGCCAGCACCAACGGCATTCTCGGCCTGCTCGGCACCATGGAGCGCGAAGGGGCCGGGTCCGTGGCGTCCGGCACCCAGGGGTTCGGACCGACCGCCCTGCCGGGAAGCGTCGGCAATCCCTCGTTCAACCTGCCGCAATATGGCATGAGCGCCTCGTGGGAAGTCGACTTCTGGGGCCATGTCCGCCGCCAGGTCGAAGCCGCGACGGCGGCGATGCACGAGACCGAGGAGATGCGCCGCGACATCCTCGTCTCCCTGATGGCCGAGACCGCGCAGGATTATATCGACCTGCGCGCCGTCCAGACCCAGATCGGCATCCTGAACCATAATATCGACGTGGCCGCCAACAGCGTGAAGCTGACCGGCATGCGCTTCCAGCAGGGCGCGGCGACCCGGCTGGACGTGGCCGAGGCGACCGGCCAGCTTCACACCTTCACCTCCCGCCTGGCCCCCCTCAAGGCCCAGGCGACGCACCTGCTCAATGCCCTGAGCTTCCTCGTGGCGCGCCAGCCCGGGGCGCTGGACGCCGAACTGGGGCCGGCGCGCGACATCCCGTCGGTGCCCGCGACCATTCCCGTCGGGCTGCCGTCCGAACTGGCCGAGCGCCGGCCCGATATCCGCATGGCCGCCGACCGCCTGCACGCGGCGACGGCCAGCATCGGCGTCGCGATCGCGGACTTCTTCCCCCGGATCACGCTGTCCGGCAGCCTCGACGTCCAGGCGCTGCAGTTCAGCGGCCTGGGGTCCTGGGCGTCGCGCCAGTACGGGTTCGGCCCCACCGCGACGCTGCCGATCTTCGAGGGCGGCCGCCTGACGGGGCAGTTGCGCCTGCGCCGCGCGCAGCAGCAGGAAGCCGCCACGATGTTCCAGCGGACGGTCCTGAAGGCGTGGCAGGAAATCGACGACGCGATGGCCGATTTCACGGCCGCGCAGCAGCGGCGCGACGAACTGGCCGAAGCGGTGCGGGAGAACGAAATTGCGGTGGACACGGCCAGGGCGCAATATGTCCAGGGATCGTCGGACTTCCTGAACGTCCTGACCCTGCAGAACGCGCTCCTGTCGTCCCAGAGCGCCCTGGCCGACGCGACGGCCACCGTGGCCGGGTCGGTCACCCACCTCTACCGCGCGGTCGGCGGGGGATGGGAAGGGCTGTATCCGGAAAAGCCGAATCACCGGCCCCCTGCGTAG
- a CDS encoding pirin family protein, translating to MITIRRSDTLGTARSDGLAIRCHFAFADWQDPARTHDGRLRAVNLGTVAPGGRYRLGPEQGVDILTWLQSGTAVAHMDGFPREDVCAGGLHLAGTGRGCATVDWQAGPQGASFIQFWLLSDIEGTTPAQEVRAAFPRLEDGGFRIIASGFPEDDPEEVETIADGAPVALSACARLLHAAIPAGEGAAYRTDPDRDLYLVVVSGDVRIQDSLLHGGDAAALTGLTDVTVIADAPAVVLLADVAA from the coding sequence ATGATCACGATCCGACGGTCGGACACGCTGGGCACGGCACGGTCCGACGGCCTGGCCATCCGGTGCCATTTCGCGTTCGCCGACTGGCAGGACCCGGCCCGGACGCATGACGGCCGCCTGCGCGCCGTCAACCTGGGCACCGTGGCGCCCGGCGGCCGGTATCGCCTGGGCCCGGAACAGGGCGTGGATATCCTGACCTGGCTGCAATCCGGAACGGCCGTCGCGCACATGGACGGATTCCCGCGCGAGGATGTCTGCGCGGGCGGCCTGCACCTGGCCGGCACGGGCAGGGGATGCGCGACCGTGGACTGGCAGGCCGGCCCCCAGGGCGCGTCCTTCATCCAGTTCTGGCTGCTCTCGGACATCGAGGGCACGACCCCCGCGCAGGAGGTCCGCGCCGCGTTCCCCAGGCTGGAGGACGGGGGATTCCGGATCATCGCCTCCGGCTTCCCCGAAGACGACCCCGAGGAGGTGGAAACGATCGCGGACGGCGCCCCGGTGGCGCTGAGCGCCTGCGCGCGCCTGCTGCACGCCGCGATCCCGGCCGGCGAGGGCGCGGCCTACCGCACCGATCCCGATCGCGACCTCTATCTTGTGGTGGTCTCGGGCGACGTGCGCATCCAGGACAGCCTTCTGCACGGCGGGGACGCCGCCGCCCTGACCGGCCTGACGGACGTGACCGTCATCGCGGACGCACCGGCGGTCGTCCTGCTGGCCGACGTGGCCGCCTGA